ACGTTTCTAAAAGAAGACGAAGAAGATCTAAAAAGTTCGAAAGAAGAATACTGAGAAGGATATTTGATCCAGTAAAAGATGGAACATGGAGAATTCAAATGAATTTTGAACTCAATGCCCTGGTTGGTGATGAGGAGATAAGCAGATTTGTTATAACTGTCAGCGAATTAGATGACACGTAAGAAGAATGGAAGACGATAGAAGTGCAAAAATCCTTATAGAATAGAAACCTACAGAGAAAAGACCTAGAGGAAGACCTCGTAAAAGATTGTTGGATGACTTGAGGGCGATGGGAGTAAGTGACTGGTTGTAAGCGACAGAGTTGTGGGAAAAGAAGAAATTCATTACATGCAAAGATATCTTATTTGTAGTATGCTTTGAATGGTTGGTCAGCAGCACTTCTAGGCTCACGTGTTGTAGCAAACACCAGATAAAAATCTATACCCAGAGTTTCCTAGAATGTGATAGTAAGATTCTTGTCACACGAAATTCTATAACCATCAATTTAGGGATGATTCGAATCCTTTCAATATTTAGGAGAGTGTAATCGATATCAATCCATATGATATTAAACAATTGTGTGCAGTAGATTATTTTGACCGTTTTGAGTCTAAATGCACCTCCATAAAGCTTGTGGGTCATGCAGATCCAcacccttttttattaatataaaaatgaaattatggaTTTTAGAGAAAAGTCCTCGATCTGTTATACTCAGTGTtattaaatacccgggtatttattttgaagggtaaatttcctggatatatacccgggggtatttacccaagatgggtatttagaggtatttataaaatttaatttaaattgagttgatggcagttttgcaagcacttcaagaatgcagagtcgattatcgatatgccaaacttatttataacatctataagaatgctacaatgacggtaaaattgcatgaaaatactgaagagagtagaagtagtaaagtactgattgtgagtaaaacaaggcgatacactattgaacccaaattgttcctCACAGTCctcagagtgcatttaaacaactggattggacccaaaaaggcataaacattgattgcaATGCTAAAGTAATTTGCACTGCGCGGacgatatagtttttatatcagaTAGCCTTGGAgaaattaaactaatgctgaaTGACTTGAAGGAGGTGTGTGCAGGagtcgggctaaatatcaacaaggagaaatcaaaatttataatcaatGTTGTTCCCAGCTCTAATATCAACATTGGGTataatgagattgagagggttgacagctatatgtatatcttggctacgaggttcgtgtatcgagagataatcaaacaacCGAACTAAACAGAAAGATCACACTCATATGGGCAGCTTACGGGAAACTTAGAGACACCTTCAAGAGAAAAGGCCAAGcaaggctttcaatcaatgcgtgttTCCGGCTATGACATAAGgctccgaaactttaacattaacggtagcATCTGCCAGGAGGGTCCAAGTACCACAAAAAtagatggagaggtcgatcctgggtctaactctgagggactacatacgaattgaagacctatgaagaagaactggcataaatgatgtggtcaacattgtggcaaatCTTAAGTGGATAAAACGGTTGCTTGAGTGGAGATCGCGAGCGAACTGACGAAGTAGACGTCAAAAGAATGaccaacaattggattcagaCAGCACAAAATAGAATCGAATGGAACAGAATAGGGGAGGTCTGTGTCCACCAATGGACGCAGAGGGCTGCTTGAtgttaataatcataataacttgatctaatctaaattacgacagattcgtctgatgataatacgtctttgattgttgacaattcctcgtcttcaacgtcctcatcatcttcctcttcattttttttggaatctgttatatttttacaggtatcacttttatacccATTTTAgcccagggtaaatacccattttagaaatacctacccgccgggtatttacccatcACTGGTTATACAGTCCATACCATATGGAAAGTTATGAATCGTTATGAATtccaaatacaaaaattaaaatgtttacatcATTCAGAAAAATGTCAATAGATGGCGCACCCAGCGTCGTTAACAAATTCCTTTTCGTTAGATTATctcataaaaagaaaaatgaaataataacaacaattatttttgttgaaatcattacgattttaaaagaaaatgtttaatttaataattaatgttaataaaattttatgtattagTCAATCGAACATTTCCTATTTCAATTGATGTttggttatgtcaaaaaaaataacccaaaaaattacgtcgtaaaaaaatttttgacagaTCTGTCAATTTGTATAGCAACAACGTgatgtgttttatttttatggtgATCGtgtaattttcaacaatttttagttaactattgtgttaaaaaaaactttaatgtgAATTTTATACGTGTTTTTCGTTGTATGATTggaagtaatatttttttttgataatctaatataaaaaaaatgtcggAGAAAACGAGTCAAGGTTTTCAGCCCCCCGTAAAAATTGGCCATTACATATTGGGGCAAACGTTGGGCGTGGGTACGTTTGGTAAAGTAAAAATTGGCGAACATCAATTGACGAAGCACAAAGTTGcaattaaaatattgaatcgacaaaaaataaaaagcttgGATGTTGTGGGAAAAATTCGTCgagaaatacaaaatttaaagttatttcgACATCctcatataattaaattatatcagGTTATAAGCACACCAACGGATATCTTCATGATTATGGAATATGTGTCTGGTGGGGAACTTTTTGATTACATTGTTAAACATGGAAAATTACAAGAACACGAAGCTCGTAgattttttcaacaaatcaTTTCAGGAGTTGATTATTGTCATAGACACATGATAGTGCACCGTGATTTAAAACCTGAAAATCTCCTTCTCGATCATAATATGCATGTAAAAATTGCTGATTTTGGTTTATCGAATATGATGATGGATGGAGAATTTTTACGAACAAGTTGTGGTTCACCCAACTATGCAGCACCTGAAGTTATTTCAGGAAAACTTTATGCCGGTCCTGAAGTGGATATTTGGTCATGTGGAGTAATTCTTTACGCCTTACTTTGTGGAACTTTACCTTTTGATGATGAACATGTTCCcactttatttagaaaaatcaaaTCAGGAATTTTCCCAATTCctgaatatttaaataaatcagttgttgatttattatgtCAAATGTTACAAATTGATCCAATGAAACGAGCATCAattgaagatattaaaaaacacgAATGGTTCCAAAAAGATTGTCCTGCATATTTATTTCCTTCACCAGTTGAACAAGATTCTTCTGTTATTGATACCGATGCTGTATTTGAggttaaaaagttaaaaataatttatttaaatactaaGATTATCATTTTTAGGTTTGTGATAAATTTGGTGTAAAAGAAAACGAAGTTCACAGCGCTCTTTTAAGTGGTGACCCTCACGATCAACTCGCAATAGCTTATCActtaataattgataacaagAGGATTGCAGACGAAGCTGCCAAAGCTGAAATGAAAGATTTTTTCGTTGCCGGTAGTCCACCTCCCGTTAGTATGAGTCCAAGTCCATGCGATTTTAGTTCAAGTCCATTAAAACCACACCCTGAACGTATTGCTCCATTAAGAGATAAAGTTATTGCGTCTGGACAAATTGGCGCAACTGAACGTGGAAGAGGTAATTTAAATGATGCATTATAAAAggtatttaatcttttttgtttattagttAAAAGGGCTAAATGGCACTTGGGAATACGTTCCCAAAGTAAACCAAATGATATTATGATGGAGGTTTATAGAGCaatgaaacatttaaatttcgaATGGAAAGTTATTAATCCGTATCATGTGAGGGTTAGGGAAAGAAATAAGTTGCATGATAGATATGCTATGATGTCTTTACAATTATATCAggtaaaaatacatttaagaaatgttttttgattcaaacattaaaaattgaggttatgtgtaACAATATGgaattcatttaaatattgtcATTTAAGCTAGCTAACAAAAGATGGCGTTAGGGCGAAATTAAAAAGTGGAAGGTTAAGTATGTTAATATTAGTTTGAATTCAGGTAGATTTTACTTTTGTTAATTacaaatgtttaaacaaacacctaacaaatattaaaaatgagtttAATAAGGTTTCTTTAGGGTAAACGCGCCTAAGGTCGACTGGTGCCAGTAGTCGACCATCTGCAATTACAGTACTTCAAAAACTATTTGCTCACCTTGCGTATTCGCACGTTTCGCACTATTAGTttgatagaaataaaataaattactatggaaaagatttattataatacaaataGATGTTGTAATGTCCTTATAAGAAATTagtaagaaaaattgttctaACAAtttcacaataataataatattgcaCTCCAAAAAGTATTCGCTCaggtagttttaataaaacaaaatacactaagtttttttaaacctaGTAGTTAAATCATCCTAGGTCAGTTACGCATGCGTcgttaattatgttttttcaAACCAAgcgaatattttttttttaattaattagaagctagaaaaattattataagcTTATGTAAAGAAGGCAAATCTATTCGAGATATTGGTAAATGTGTGAAAAGGTCGTATTCGACcgtaaaaaatattattgaagcGAATCTTCAAACAATTGTTTCAACAACGCTGAACAGGTCGTTTTCACAAGCTCACTTGTAAAGAAAAGAGAATTGttgtcaacaaaattaaaaaagatactaataaGTAAGTAAGGCCTGGGGAGAAGTGGTTTAAATAATGCCTTAAACCACAAAATATTGTCTTTCGGGGTCCGAAGTTCTGTCAAAATCACGCGCAATTAATTACAGAGGAAACGCAATACGAAAATGGTTCAGAGAATTGAACCACTTCTTAAAGGAAAGCAATtgcaaagaaatttttgaagacCCTCGTCGGGGTTGAATGATGATGAAACCTGGTTTTCCATTTGTGCAAAATTCGGGAAGGTTTTGGCACCAAAAATGTATAGTACAAGCTCGATAGTGTGAACGCAAAAATACCAAGGACTATTCATGTTATAGGGGTGTTCATACAATTGAAGGTacataaaaatacataatcaAAAACTCTTTATTTCACAAAGAAAGTTAACATACATAATATGTATAAcgaaataaacatttattaagaaaataacaaaaagtaAATATCTATGTATCTCcttaagaaagaaaaaagttgcACATGTATGTACAACCgtattacatatttattttaggtctgaaaaaatgtgtaatttttttctgaatctttTTAGACTGAATAGGACAGCCTCTTCTAATATATTTTGAAGCAATACATTTTTACTTATGTCAAGATTAATTTCTTGAGCCCATTGCACTGCTAAACCCAAAGCTTTTGCAGCAGCAGCATGTGAAACATGCTGAGGATTTAATTCTGCTTCCTCATCCTCAGGAATTTCATCGTCGACAATTTCGATTTCAGATCCATCTTGACGATCTTCATTCCATATTTCTATGTCTTTACATGTGTtaccataatttatttcattaaggcccacttttaccacctcttgataaatttatccgataaacaattaccatggttacaacggttttaagcgctctcattggctaagagcgccaatttatctatcggttaaatttatcaagaggtgggcCTAAGTAGTGTAACTGTGTCCTTAAGTGCTTCATTGTAGTCAATCTCTTTAGCGGCATTAATTTGCTTCACAATTGCCGATAGGGGAATATCATCTTCGTCCGGTTCGTTACACTTCAAAATGTTATTCCAACATTTACGAACTATATCAGGATTAAGTTTATTCCACGCAATCGTCAGATGCATTATAGCATCCCGTATTGTTAAAAGTTTCAGACTCTCTGTTAATTGACCACTTTTTCCTACAATTGAACTTAAAAGGCTTTTCCTATAGTAaagttttgttaattttaaaacgttcTGATCTAGCGGTTGTATTAATGGTGTGACATTGGGTGGCATGAATATTACGAATATCATTCCATCGGCTGTTCTTAGCTTCTCTTTTGGTGGGTAACTAGTTAACAGTCAATAAACACGTATTCATACTATCGAGAGGCAAACGTTGTTCACACTATACGGCTGTCAGTACAAAATGTTGGGGCGAAAAATCTGTTCATGTTATCCAGCTATTCAAACTAACGAGTGTTCATGTTAGCGCGCTTGTACtgtatatcaaataaaaaacgtCCATGAAAAGGAGACTATGAGGAGACTACGAAAGGTCAAACATTATATCCTATGGTAATTTTTCTATATGTTCGGCCTCCAGCTGCTCTAAGGAAGTCTGTGGCTGGATCAAAAGtcatattttttacaaatatgtGGATAATGGTGTCGATACGTGGTTGAAGGAAAATGTTGTGCCACGCCCTGTTATATTATTCGTTGATGGACACACATCGCATTTATTGTATCACCTAATCAAATGGCatgatataatataattatgtGTGCTTTGCCTCCCAATACAACCCGTATCATGCTGCCAGCTGATGTGAGTGTATTCAAGCCTTTAAAAGCTGATTGGAAGGCGACTGTTCGTGAAtggcaaaataaaaatctaatcaaaacattaacaaaaactgatttttgcCTTTTATTGGACGAATGCTTAAGTTTGTCTACTTTGCCAGAAAGTATTAGAAATGGCTTTAAGCGATGTGGTCTTTTTCCGCTAGATCTGAATGCCgtaaattttacaatatgcGTTCAGAATCGATTAGAAAATGCAACATTGAGAGCCATCGGTTCGATTACCATGGAAGATTTAAATACCACAAAAAAGGTTCTTTCTCATTTTAGAGAACCATTGAAACTGAAAAATATCAATGCAGATAAAATTAGTGCTGTCTTAGACAATTTGTGAGAATCACAAATTCCCGGGACCTCAAATCTAGCGACAGTGGAAACATATATTATACAGACTTATGGAGCATTAACCTTAATTTCCGAAGAAGTTTTAAACCAACGGCAACGTGCGGAagtaattttgttgaatttgaaGAAGATATTGTTGCTGATGAAATCCCAATATCGATAAAATTAACGATAATCAGCCTGAAAGTTCGAATCAGCCAATGCCTTTACTAAATTTGACGAACTTTGAAAGTCACTTATACTTGCACCTATTTGTactaacacaaaaaaataaagaaaagttacCCTCAGCTATTTCTTCAGTAGCATAtaggaaatatttaaaaaataaagaaaacaagaaaaagagAACAAAAAAATGGAAGAAAGGTCTGTAAAGGCAGAGAAAAAAAGAAtctattgaaaaaaaaatggtatgcTATGATGAAAAAAAGGGAGAAATTAACAAAAAGTGCTCTGAATGTGATGAAGAGCTTATTAGCCATGttgaagaagatgaaataaagaatattCGCTGTAATGTGTGCACAAGATGATACCACCTAATGTGTAAGGAATTCATAGGACTTATGTTAGTTATGAAGAAGTACAGTTTAAGAATTATAAGTGTTTCTTCTGCTCCTAATTTTGtcataaaaattcaattaactTC
This genomic stretch from Onthophagus taurus isolate NC chromosome 7, IU_Otau_3.0, whole genome shotgun sequence harbors:
- the LOC111419862 gene encoding 5'-AMP-activated protein kinase catalytic subunit alpha-2, giving the protein MSEKTSQGFQPPVKIGHYILGQTLGVGTFGKVKIGEHQLTKHKVAIKILNRQKIKSLDVVGKIRREIQNLKLFRHPHIIKLYQVISTPTDIFMIMEYVSGGELFDYIVKHGKLQEHEARRFFQQIISGVDYCHRHMIVHRDLKPENLLLDHNMHVKIADFGLSNMMMDGEFLRTSCGSPNYAAPEVISGKLYAGPEVDIWSCGVILYALLCGTLPFDDEHVPTLFRKIKSGIFPIPEYLNKSVVDLLCQMLQIDPMKRASIEDIKKHEWFQKDCPAYLFPSPVEQDSSVIDTDAVFEVCDKFGVKENEVHSALLSGDPHDQLAIAYHLIIDNKRIADEAAKAEMKDFFVAGSPPPVSMSPSPCDFSSSPLKPHPERIAPLRDKVIASGQIGATERGRVKRAKWHLGIRSQSKPNDIMMEVYRAMKHLNFEWKVINPYHVRVRERNKLHDRYAMMSLQLYQVDNKNYLLDFKSLSNEESEQNSAALASVATPVQMGQQVTAPLKTSGHHTMEFFEMCAALIIQLAR